Proteins encoded in a region of the Panicum hallii strain FIL2 chromosome 3, PHallii_v3.1, whole genome shotgun sequence genome:
- the LOC112886064 gene encoding dof zinc finger protein DOF3.6-like isoform X5 yields the protein MIFPPAFLDSSSWNDNQQQQHQHQQQAHHQVAASGGGGDGNHDLLQPSIMGGALPEGCPGGGGAGQVGPAKPMSMAERARLARIPLPEPGLKCPRCESTNTKFCYFNNYSLSQPRHFCRACRRYWTRGGALRNVPVGGGYRRHAKRAKPKAAAAPGSGTAASAATAALAPAGSTSSACTTTNVPALPGPAMLGGNLSMLPPLLRLADFDAMSLGSSFSGMGKPSLDAAGGYSVGGGSGPGGLEQWRVQQMQSFPFLHAMDQGPLGPPLAMTMAPGMFQLGLDSGDGRGGGGAGGEDGSGELHVMQAKREGGGGYAARGMYGDHHLAAAGYASYSNNAATGNHLL from the exons ATGATCTTCCCCCCTGCCTTCCTGGATTCCTCGAGCTGGAACGATAACCAG cagcagcagcaccagcaccagcagcaAGCTCACCACCAGGTTGCGGccagcggaggtggcggcgacGGCAATCATGACCTTCTCCAGCCATCAATCATGGGGGGAGCGCTTCCCGAAGGTTGTcctgggggcggcggcgccgggcagGTGGGGCCGGCGAAGCCGATGTCCATGGCCGAGCGGGCGCGGCTGGCGAGGATCCCGCTGCCGGAGCCGGGGCTCAAGTGCCCCCGCTGCGAGTCCACCAACACCAAGTTCTGCTACTTCAACAACTACTCGCTCTCGCAGCCGCGCCACTTCTGCCGCGCCTGCCGCCGCTACTGGACGCGCGGCGGCGCGCTCCGCAACGTGCCCGTGGGCGGGGGCTACCGCCGCCACGCCAAGCGCGCCAAGcccaaggcggcggccgcgccgggCTCGGGGACAGCAGCgtcggccgccaccgccgcgctgGCTCCCGCCGGGTCCACGTCGTCAGCCTGCACCACGACCAACGTGCCCGCGCTCCCCGGCCCCGCCATGCTAGGCGGCAACCTGTCCAtgctgccgccgctgctgcgcctCGCCGACTTCGACGCCATGAGCCTCGGCTCGAGCTTCTCCGGGATGGGGAAGCCGTCCCTCGACGCCGCGGGAGGCTACTCGGTGGGTGGCGGCAGCGGTCCCGGCgggctggagcagtggagggtGCAGCAGATGCAAAGCTTCCCGTTCCTGCATGCGATGGACCAGGGCCCGCTGGGGCCACCTCTGGCGATGACAATGGCGCCCGGGATGTTCCAGCTAGGTCTAGACAGTGGTGATGGtcgtggtggcggtggcgccggCGGAGAAGACGGGTCGGGAGAGCTCCACGTGATGCAAGCTAagagggaaggcggcggcggctacgcAGCAAGAGGCATGTATGGCGATCACCACCTCGCCGCTGCCGGCTACGCTTCCTATTCCAACAATGCTGCTACAGGTAACCATCTCTTGTAA
- the LOC112886064 gene encoding dof zinc finger protein DOF3.6-like isoform X1, with product MIFPPAFLDSSSWNDNQQQHQHQQQAHHQVAASGGGGDGNHDLLQPSIMGGALPEGCPGGGGAGQVGPAKPMSMAERARLARIPLPEPGLKCPRCESTNTKFCYFNNYSLSQPRHFCRACRRYWTRGGALRNVPVGGGYRRHAKRAKPKAAAAPGSGTAASAATAALAPAGSTSSACTTTNVPALPGPAMLGGNLSMLPPLLRLADFDAMSLGSSFSGMGKPSLDAAGGYSVGGGSGPGGLEQWRVQQMQSFPFLHAMDQGPLGPPLAMTMAPGMFQLGLDSGDGRGGGGAGGEDGSGELHVMQAKREGGGGYAARGMYGDHHLAAAGYASYSNNAATGNHLL from the exons ATGATCTTCCCCCCTGCCTTCCTGGATTCCTCGAGCTGGAACGATAACCAG cagcagcaccagcaccagcagcaAGCTCACCACCAGGTTGCGGccagcggaggtggcggcgacGGCAATCATGACCTTCTCCAGCCATCAATCATGGGGGGAGCGCTTCCCGAAGGTTGTcctgggggcggcggcgccgggcagGTGGGGCCGGCGAAGCCGATGTCCATGGCCGAGCGGGCGCGGCTGGCGAGGATCCCGCTGCCGGAGCCGGGGCTCAAGTGCCCCCGCTGCGAGTCCACCAACACCAAGTTCTGCTACTTCAACAACTACTCGCTCTCGCAGCCGCGCCACTTCTGCCGCGCCTGCCGCCGCTACTGGACGCGCGGCGGCGCGCTCCGCAACGTGCCCGTGGGCGGGGGCTACCGCCGCCACGCCAAGCGCGCCAAGcccaaggcggcggccgcgccgggCTCGGGGACAGCAGCgtcggccgccaccgccgcgctgGCTCCCGCCGGGTCCACGTCGTCAGCCTGCACCACGACCAACGTGCCCGCGCTCCCCGGCCCCGCCATGCTAGGCGGCAACCTGTCCAtgctgccgccgctgctgcgcctCGCCGACTTCGACGCCATGAGCCTCGGCTCGAGCTTCTCCGGGATGGGGAAGCCGTCCCTCGACGCCGCGGGAGGCTACTCGGTGGGTGGCGGCAGCGGTCCCGGCgggctggagcagtggagggtGCAGCAGATGCAAAGCTTCCCGTTCCTGCATGCGATGGACCAGGGCCCGCTGGGGCCACCTCTGGCGATGACAATGGCGCCCGGGATGTTCCAGCTAGGTCTAGACAGTGGTGATGGtcgtggtggcggtggcgccggCGGAGAAGACGGGTCGGGAGAGCTCCACGTGATGCAAGCTAagagggaaggcggcggcggctacgcAGCAAGAGGCATGTATGGCGATCACCACCTCGCCGCTGCCGGCTACGCTTCCTATTCCAACAATGCTGCTACAGGTAACCATCTCTTGTAA
- the LOC112886064 gene encoding dof zinc finger protein DOF3.6-like isoform X4 translates to MIFPPAFLDSSSWNDNQQQQQHQHQQQAHHQVAASGGGGDGNHDLLQPSIMGGALPEGCPGGGGAGQVGPAKPMSMAERARLARIPLPEPGLKCPRCESTNTKFCYFNNYSLSQPRHFCRACRRYWTRGGALRNVPVGGGYRRHAKRAKPKAAAAPGSGTAASAATAALAPAGSTSSACTTTNVPALPGPAMLGGNLSMLPPLLRLADFDAMSLGSSFSGMGKPSLDAAGGYSVGGGSGPGGLEQWRVQQMQSFPFLHAMDQGPLGPPLAMTMAPGMFQLGLDSGDGRGGGGAGGEDGSGELHVMQAKREGGGGYAARGMYGDHHLAAAGYASYSNNAATGNHLL, encoded by the exons ATGATCTTCCCCCCTGCCTTCCTGGATTCCTCGAGCTGGAACGATAACCAG cagcagcagcagcaccagcaccagcagcaAGCTCACCACCAGGTTGCGGccagcggaggtggcggcgacGGCAATCATGACCTTCTCCAGCCATCAATCATGGGGGGAGCGCTTCCCGAAGGTTGTcctgggggcggcggcgccgggcagGTGGGGCCGGCGAAGCCGATGTCCATGGCCGAGCGGGCGCGGCTGGCGAGGATCCCGCTGCCGGAGCCGGGGCTCAAGTGCCCCCGCTGCGAGTCCACCAACACCAAGTTCTGCTACTTCAACAACTACTCGCTCTCGCAGCCGCGCCACTTCTGCCGCGCCTGCCGCCGCTACTGGACGCGCGGCGGCGCGCTCCGCAACGTGCCCGTGGGCGGGGGCTACCGCCGCCACGCCAAGCGCGCCAAGcccaaggcggcggccgcgccgggCTCGGGGACAGCAGCgtcggccgccaccgccgcgctgGCTCCCGCCGGGTCCACGTCGTCAGCCTGCACCACGACCAACGTGCCCGCGCTCCCCGGCCCCGCCATGCTAGGCGGCAACCTGTCCAtgctgccgccgctgctgcgcctCGCCGACTTCGACGCCATGAGCCTCGGCTCGAGCTTCTCCGGGATGGGGAAGCCGTCCCTCGACGCCGCGGGAGGCTACTCGGTGGGTGGCGGCAGCGGTCCCGGCgggctggagcagtggagggtGCAGCAGATGCAAAGCTTCCCGTTCCTGCATGCGATGGACCAGGGCCCGCTGGGGCCACCTCTGGCGATGACAATGGCGCCCGGGATGTTCCAGCTAGGTCTAGACAGTGGTGATGGtcgtggtggcggtggcgccggCGGAGAAGACGGGTCGGGAGAGCTCCACGTGATGCAAGCTAagagggaaggcggcggcggctacgcAGCAAGAGGCATGTATGGCGATCACCACCTCGCCGCTGCCGGCTACGCTTCCTATTCCAACAATGCTGCTACAGGTAACCATCTCTTGTAA
- the LOC112886064 gene encoding dof zinc finger protein DOF3.6-like isoform X3, which yields MIFPPAFLDSSSWNDNQQQQQQHQHQQQAHHQVAASGGGGDGNHDLLQPSIMGGALPEGCPGGGGAGQVGPAKPMSMAERARLARIPLPEPGLKCPRCESTNTKFCYFNNYSLSQPRHFCRACRRYWTRGGALRNVPVGGGYRRHAKRAKPKAAAAPGSGTAASAATAALAPAGSTSSACTTTNVPALPGPAMLGGNLSMLPPLLRLADFDAMSLGSSFSGMGKPSLDAAGGYSVGGGSGPGGLEQWRVQQMQSFPFLHAMDQGPLGPPLAMTMAPGMFQLGLDSGDGRGGGGAGGEDGSGELHVMQAKREGGGGYAARGMYGDHHLAAAGYASYSNNAATGNHLL from the exons ATGATCTTCCCCCCTGCCTTCCTGGATTCCTCGAGCTGGAACGATAACCAG cagcagcagcagcagcaccagcaccagcagcaAGCTCACCACCAGGTTGCGGccagcggaggtggcggcgacGGCAATCATGACCTTCTCCAGCCATCAATCATGGGGGGAGCGCTTCCCGAAGGTTGTcctgggggcggcggcgccgggcagGTGGGGCCGGCGAAGCCGATGTCCATGGCCGAGCGGGCGCGGCTGGCGAGGATCCCGCTGCCGGAGCCGGGGCTCAAGTGCCCCCGCTGCGAGTCCACCAACACCAAGTTCTGCTACTTCAACAACTACTCGCTCTCGCAGCCGCGCCACTTCTGCCGCGCCTGCCGCCGCTACTGGACGCGCGGCGGCGCGCTCCGCAACGTGCCCGTGGGCGGGGGCTACCGCCGCCACGCCAAGCGCGCCAAGcccaaggcggcggccgcgccgggCTCGGGGACAGCAGCgtcggccgccaccgccgcgctgGCTCCCGCCGGGTCCACGTCGTCAGCCTGCACCACGACCAACGTGCCCGCGCTCCCCGGCCCCGCCATGCTAGGCGGCAACCTGTCCAtgctgccgccgctgctgcgcctCGCCGACTTCGACGCCATGAGCCTCGGCTCGAGCTTCTCCGGGATGGGGAAGCCGTCCCTCGACGCCGCGGGAGGCTACTCGGTGGGTGGCGGCAGCGGTCCCGGCgggctggagcagtggagggtGCAGCAGATGCAAAGCTTCCCGTTCCTGCATGCGATGGACCAGGGCCCGCTGGGGCCACCTCTGGCGATGACAATGGCGCCCGGGATGTTCCAGCTAGGTCTAGACAGTGGTGATGGtcgtggtggcggtggcgccggCGGAGAAGACGGGTCGGGAGAGCTCCACGTGATGCAAGCTAagagggaaggcggcggcggctacgcAGCAAGAGGCATGTATGGCGATCACCACCTCGCCGCTGCCGGCTACGCTTCCTATTCCAACAATGCTGCTACAGGTAACCATCTCTTGTAA
- the LOC112886064 gene encoding dof zinc finger protein DOF3.6-like isoform X2: MGGALPEGCPGGGGAGQVGPAKPMSMAERARLARIPLPEPGLKCPRCESTNTKFCYFNNYSLSQPRHFCRACRRYWTRGGALRNVPVGGGYRRHAKRAKPKAAAAPGSGTAASAATAALAPAGSTSSACTTTNVPALPGPAMLGGNLSMLPPLLRLADFDAMSLGSSFSGMGKPSLDAAGGYSVGGGSGPGGLEQWRVQQMQSFPFLHAMDQGPLGPPLAMTMAPGMFQLGLDSGDGRGGGGAGGEDGSGELHVMQAKREGGGGYAARGMYGDHHLAAAGYASYSNNAATGNHLL, from the coding sequence ATGGGGGGAGCGCTTCCCGAAGGTTGTcctgggggcggcggcgccgggcagGTGGGGCCGGCGAAGCCGATGTCCATGGCCGAGCGGGCGCGGCTGGCGAGGATCCCGCTGCCGGAGCCGGGGCTCAAGTGCCCCCGCTGCGAGTCCACCAACACCAAGTTCTGCTACTTCAACAACTACTCGCTCTCGCAGCCGCGCCACTTCTGCCGCGCCTGCCGCCGCTACTGGACGCGCGGCGGCGCGCTCCGCAACGTGCCCGTGGGCGGGGGCTACCGCCGCCACGCCAAGCGCGCCAAGcccaaggcggcggccgcgccgggCTCGGGGACAGCAGCgtcggccgccaccgccgcgctgGCTCCCGCCGGGTCCACGTCGTCAGCCTGCACCACGACCAACGTGCCCGCGCTCCCCGGCCCCGCCATGCTAGGCGGCAACCTGTCCAtgctgccgccgctgctgcgcctCGCCGACTTCGACGCCATGAGCCTCGGCTCGAGCTTCTCCGGGATGGGGAAGCCGTCCCTCGACGCCGCGGGAGGCTACTCGGTGGGTGGCGGCAGCGGTCCCGGCgggctggagcagtggagggtGCAGCAGATGCAAAGCTTCCCGTTCCTGCATGCGATGGACCAGGGCCCGCTGGGGCCACCTCTGGCGATGACAATGGCGCCCGGGATGTTCCAGCTAGGTCTAGACAGTGGTGATGGtcgtggtggcggtggcgccggCGGAGAAGACGGGTCGGGAGAGCTCCACGTGATGCAAGCTAagagggaaggcggcggcggctacgcAGCAAGAGGCATGTATGGCGATCACCACCTCGCCGCTGCCGGCTACGCTTCCTATTCCAACAATGCTGCTACAGGTAACCATCTCTTGTAA